The Blastopirellula marina genomic sequence GATGCAATCAGGCGTGATGTTCCTGCCAGATAAGCTGGGCTTCGATTGGAGTCGTATCAATCCAGCCTCAGGCTTGTCGCGAATGTTCTCGCTGACGAACTTGATGAAACTGCTTTTCGGGATTGGTAAGGTCCTGATCATTTCGATTGTTGCCGGCGTGACCCTTTGGTTCGAGATGGATACCATCCTCGGGCTCTCGGCCATGAGCACGATGGAAGTAGCCCGGTACCTGCTGGATACTTCGCTGTGGACTTCCATGAAGATTGCCGCCGCGCTGGTTATCCTGGCGATTCTTGATTACGGCTACCAGGTCTGGAAAGCCGAACAAGACATGATGATGACCAAGGAAGAGGTTCGCGAAGAAATTAAAACCATGCAGGGCGACCCACAGATCGTGGCCAAGCGGCGTCAGGTTGCTCGGCAGTTGGCGATGAGCCGCATGGCCAACGATGTTCCCACGGCCGATGTCGTGGTGACTAATCCGACCGAGTTGGCGATTGCTTTAAAGTACGATCCATTCGAGATGTCAGCCCCGGTGGTCGTTGCCAAAGGAGCCGGCACCGTTGCCCAACGCATCCGGCGTCTCGCACTCGAAAATAATATTCCCGTGGTCGAACGCAAAGAACTGGCCCGCGCGCTGTACAAGGAAGCCGAGATCGGCTATCCGGTACCAGCGGAACGTTACGCGGCAGTCGCGGAAGTGCTGCGATACGTCTACGAACTGCAAGGCAAGCAGATGCCGACGATGGCCGACCTGGAACGAGCCGACCGTGAACGGGGCAGGGCGGCGTAATTCTTTGTGTCGAAGAATTCTAAGCTGCCTGCGAACGTCGCGCCTGGCGTGCCCAGGCGATCCAGTTGGTCACTTCAGCCAAATCAGGCGGCGTTCCGCTGCGAATGATCCGCTGCCCATCCGATGTTTCGGCAAACTCGGTAACCTCGGCCAGCAGGTCTTTCGCTGATGCTTTCGCGACATCTTCGGGCGTTTCCAGGCCGCATGC encodes the following:
- the flhB gene encoding flagellar biosynthesis protein FlhB; protein product: MSDQEKTEEATQHRREQAREKGQIPKSQDLVSAVMLAVALGSLMFLGRDLVDFLGQLTRDELGTVPPLNPTDMWATNHTATAFWRLAMVMLPILAILFFAAIAVNMMQSGVMFLPDKLGFDWSRINPASGLSRMFSLTNLMKLLFGIGKVLIISIVAGVTLWFEMDTILGLSAMSTMEVARYLLDTSLWTSMKIAAALVILAILDYGYQVWKAEQDMMMTKEEVREEIKTMQGDPQIVAKRRQVARQLAMSRMANDVPTADVVVTNPTELAIALKYDPFEMSAPVVVAKGAGTVAQRIRRLALENNIPVVERKELARALYKEAEIGYPVPAERYAAVAEVLRYVYELQGKQMPTMADLERADRERGRAA